From Candidatus Edwardsbacteria bacterium, a single genomic window includes:
- a CDS encoding TetR/AcrR family transcriptional regulator — protein sequence MIEHTLEKMPRKEREKLARRSEILKAARRIFAEKGLHETTLDEIAVKAELAKGTIYGHFENKDDLFFSVLEEAIGNLENVVQKTCQSDLPPPIKISELVKNMLCLFEENVDLMQLMTRNQPGVLMHQMQEKMQKNFKNLIKLVSGVLQDGIRQGLFGKIDTEKAAAAFFNLIHGNAMSSFWHQRKVNNKEDLKFLTNLYLNGISNCALKGKK from the coding sequence ATGATAGAGCATACACTAGAAAAGATGCCCCGCAAAGAAAGGGAAAAATTGGCCCGACGCTCCGAGATACTGAAGGCGGCCAGAAGGATATTCGCCGAAAAGGGTCTCCACGAAACCACCTTAGATGAGATTGCCGTGAAAGCGGAGTTGGCCAAGGGCACGATATACGGGCATTTTGAGAACAAAGATGACCTGTTTTTCTCGGTACTGGAAGAGGCGATCGGCAACCTGGAAAATGTCGTCCAGAAAACCTGCCAAAGCGACCTTCCCCCGCCTATAAAAATATCGGAATTGGTAAAAAACATGCTGTGCCTGTTTGAGGAGAACGTGGACCTAATGCAATTGATGACCCGCAACCAACCTGGAGTGCTGATGCACCAAATGCAGGAAAAAATGCAGAAAAATTTCAAGAACTTGATCAAATTGGTATCCGGGGTGTTACAGGACGGGATCCGCCAGGGCCTATTCGGCAAGATCGATACCGAGAAAGCGGCAGCAGCATTCTTTAATTTGATACATGGTAATGCCATGAGTTCGTTCTGGCACCAGCGGAAAGTTAATAATAAAGAAGATTTAAAATTCCTTACAAATCTGTACCTAAATGGTATATCCAATTGTGCATTAAAAGGAAAGAAATAA
- a CDS encoding MCE family protein, translating to MAGSRISHELKVGALITGGLIIALITIFSVGERQGLLKQRYYLKAQFDDVGGLQKGAPVRVSGFQVGVVNSIDLVETTGKPRVEVNLRIEKSWQPKIRKGSIARISSLGLLGDKLVEIVPVGRDSALLKNGDLLTTKEVMPPEEILARVAEISDTLMSTAYSLNAIMKKVEKGTGTLGKMIDDPRLYTNLDSVLVTLNHLMLAIKSGQGSLAMLIKDPALYKNLNQTLANVNVISDSLRRGQGSLGKLLREPGIYNTLDSTSRRLDVILSRVERGEGTLGKLSKDEEMYKKLKESSDELNQLIKDMKNNPKKYLGISIF from the coding sequence ATGGCAGGCAGTAGAATATCACACGAGCTGAAGGTGGGGGCCCTGATCACCGGCGGGTTGATCATTGCCTTGATAACCATATTTTCGGTGGGCGAGCGCCAGGGTTTGCTTAAGCAAAGGTATTATCTAAAAGCGCAATTCGATGATGTCGGCGGCCTGCAGAAAGGCGCTCCGGTCAGGGTCTCGGGCTTTCAGGTGGGCGTGGTAAACAGCATCGACCTGGTGGAGACGACGGGAAAACCAAGGGTGGAAGTAAACCTGCGGATAGAAAAAAGTTGGCAGCCCAAGATCAGGAAGGGATCCATCGCTAGGATCAGCAGCCTGGGATTGCTGGGCGACAAGCTGGTGGAGATCGTTCCGGTCGGACGGGACAGCGCCCTGCTGAAAAACGGAGACCTTCTGACCACCAAGGAAGTGATGCCTCCGGAGGAAATACTGGCCAGGGTCGCCGAGATATCCGACACGCTGATGTCCACCGCCTACTCCCTGAACGCGATAATGAAGAAAGTGGAAAAGGGCACCGGGACGCTGGGCAAGATGATAGATGATCCCCGGCTGTATACCAATCTGGATTCCGTTTTAGTGACCCTCAACCACTTGATGCTAGCAATAAAATCAGGCCAGGGCTCTTTGGCTATGCTGATAAAGGATCCCGCCCTGTATAAAAACCTTAATCAAACGCTGGCCAATGTTAACGTTATTTCCGACAGCCTGAGGCGGGGACAGGGCAGCCTGGGCAAGCTGCTGCGGGAGCCGGGTATATATAACACCCTGGATTCCACCTCTAGGCGGCTGGATGTTATTCTCTCCCGGGTGGAAAGGGGGGAGGGAACATTGGGAAAACTATCCAAGGACGAGGAGATGTATAAAAAACTGAAGGAATCTTCCGATGAGCTGAACCAGCTTATCAAGGACATGAAGAATAATCCCAAGAAATATCTGGGCATAAGCATATTTTAA
- a CDS encoding ATP-binding cassette domain-containing protein encodes MIELIDIHKSFEGKQVLKGVSLSLNDGETIVILGRSGCGKSVLLKILLRLLMQDEGTILIDGNDTSRYREEQMMPVRKRMGMLFQGAALFDSFNVGENVAYALREHTNFSEEKIRAKVAECLEFVELSGTELLMPSELSGGMKKRVALARAMALDPVYMFYDEPTTGLDPLTSRKINQLIRKLQAERKVSSIVVTHEIANAFQVADRFVVIKDGEILLTGSAAEIKGSKLKFVQDFIKGGIISDGRQ; translated from the coding sequence ATGATAGAGTTAATCGATATACATAAATCCTTCGAAGGGAAGCAGGTGCTGAAAGGCGTCAGCCTTTCCCTTAATGACGGTGAAACCATAGTGATATTGGGACGTTCGGGCTGCGGCAAAAGCGTGCTGCTTAAGATCCTCCTGCGTCTACTTATGCAGGACGAAGGCACTATTCTCATTGATGGCAATGACACAAGCCGTTACCGGGAGGAGCAGATGATGCCGGTGCGCAAGCGGATGGGGATGCTGTTCCAGGGGGCGGCGTTGTTCGATTCGTTTAATGTCGGAGAGAACGTGGCCTATGCGCTCAGAGAGCATACCAATTTCTCCGAAGAGAAGATTAGGGCCAAGGTGGCCGAATGCCTGGAATTTGTGGAGTTGTCCGGGACCGAACTGCTTATGCCCTCCGAGCTTTCCGGCGGAATGAAGAAACGGGTGGCCCTGGCCAGGGCCATGGCCCTGGATCCCGTCTATATGTTCTACGACGAGCCCACCACCGGGCTGGATCCTCTGACATCAAGAAAGATAAACCAACTTATCCGCAAGCTTCAGGCGGAACGAAAGGTGTCGTCAATCGTGGTCACTCATGAGATAGCCAACGCCTTTCAGGTAGCCGACCGGTTCGTGGTAATCAAGGACGGCGAGATACTGTTGACCGGAAGCGCCGCAGAGATCAAGGGTTCCAAATTGAAATTCGTTCAGGATTTTATAAAAGGAGGGATAATAAGCGATGGCAGGCAGTAG
- a CDS encoding ABC transporter permease has translation MNRYITSKISGVLWEIYRFFTFQWEVMRRFLRPPYYPKIIWEQMDRIGVDSLVIVMLVGFFTGFVLAFQTGYAMMRFGAKIYVGGIVAVSLVRELGPVLIAMVFAGRVGAGITAELGAMKVSEQIDAMRALATDPLRKLVMTRVIASTLMLPVLVVFGDLTGILGGMLVGVLNLGLTASFYKSSVINSLVFNDIFSGMIKPLVFGAMISIVACYYGLNTKGGTKGVGEAVTRTVVVSSVLIFLLDAVITKLLFLLGI, from the coding sequence ATGAACAGATACATCACCAGTAAAATAAGCGGCGTCCTTTGGGAGATATACCGGTTCTTCACTTTTCAGTGGGAGGTGATGAGGAGGTTTTTGCGACCTCCCTATTATCCCAAGATCATTTGGGAGCAGATGGACCGGATCGGTGTGGACTCGCTGGTGATCGTGATGCTGGTGGGCTTCTTTACCGGCTTCGTGCTGGCCTTTCAGACCGGCTACGCCATGATGCGGTTCGGCGCCAAGATCTATGTGGGCGGCATTGTGGCGGTATCCCTGGTGCGGGAACTGGGGCCGGTTTTGATAGCCATGGTCTTTGCCGGGCGGGTGGGGGCTGGTATCACCGCCGAGCTGGGAGCCATGAAGGTCTCGGAGCAGATAGACGCCATGAGGGCCCTGGCCACCGACCCCTTAAGGAAGCTGGTGATGACCAGAGTCATCGCTTCCACCCTGATGTTGCCGGTGCTGGTGGTCTTCGGGGACTTGACTGGCATTTTAGGGGGTATGTTGGTGGGAGTGCTTAACCTAGGCCTGACGGCATCGTTCTATAAAAGCTCGGTGATAAACTCCCTGGTGTTTAACGATATATTCAGCGGAATGATAAAACCGCTGGTTTTCGGGGCCATGATTTCCATTGTGGCCTGCTATTACGGGTTAAACACCAAGGGCGGAACCAAGGGGGTGGGGGAGGCCGTGACCAGGACGGTGGTGGTGTCGTCGGTGCTGATATTCCTTTTGGACGCGGTTATAACCAAACTTTTATTCCTGCTGGGAATATGA